The Pygocentrus nattereri isolate fPygNat1 chromosome 2, fPygNat1.pri, whole genome shotgun sequence genome has a window encoding:
- the LOC108442824 gene encoding uncharacterized protein LOC108442824: protein MLPGHHLRLALVSLFFLLGKCNAAPPLIARSIKYTTEGKNLTEELKNVENFHNVYPSSHHYSVPVNTDVNSSERSTPKALSANSSTVSIWNNNTFNGYITSHVYSTSSNGRVLSLVSPYPDSSGMLPSRSANRMNFVSVNSNYKTHRLSPVDTGRIEGPYNLNQHQYKGHVTDGTPLHHHQTDDQRGGRTRDLFKRTIKINENISIVRGIGQHIIPTQNVSSSELKLVLSNSSEHLNIMNLSSKFVRQHHLQMAQRPYIQESWKPYTDPVQAIKGPQSVSFRSKPGEQTSSERDTTRSGDQTVNYKATNIIRVKTSHAFKGYHSPGTTKTNSQDHIQDISRSRQLGPFATHLPTPNSVTSNGLFSSQRLPSPGINRVQAQHSQRKPSATIYATPAPQLVWRSPYRLKSEGDDAKFDSPPMTLSPSNYISHPSFRRFGGLHTISATSRTGTVQWLVIKPKPASNSARDTVHHRAHLSTDIHKISAKQSVSKSIPENQSQPHYTGLKNAHAARDFTMSSKDLYHPQTLHDQQAWEYGEPKDKMALIGIHAGQDQSERSHGWTANANVSVSNTEVPSIGRLAERVYDFDHSKSTMKNYLSIKSSQISKTIASDAGKTPSQDLSAASKGDARYESTSMYSQVNASPNRDATGGDQAVDGLWNHYSQFGSIQNHLSNVFASDTEMQYSKPAQTRMFSSKVSPESVLTIKGAYSSDGNIHSAHESTSHSGTLSHSFRPQNATEDKGSDSFLEFFPASPEPVTPQNEIRHIQEKINNIQRAPNELFNSSQDEVKAAEEHQMENVKHAKTVQQYSSLFNIKHSSSPTSSVVILKRIKVHPTDKRKDPETQYRSENARSPALIYRSPIIRKKSKSKPLNGLVDPSEDFTTSENHGRLNQNIEIGAQTENLPAKFEVEPSYATGILRNVNVPAQTTGTIQHFSSPLRRLNQNLKSIQFLDVAGSATFSVYGPSIKGNPR from the exons ATGCTTCCTGGACATCATTTAAG ACTGGCActggtttctttgtttttccttctggGGAAATGTAATGCTGCACCGCCACTAATAG CCCGAAGCATAAAATACACCACTGAAGGTAAAAATCTCACAGAAGAGCTGAAAAACGTGGAGAATTTCCACAATGTCTACCCATCCAGCCACCACTACTCTGTGCCTGTCAACACAGATGTTAACTCTTCTGAGAGATCTACACCCAAAGCTTTGTCTGCAAATAGCAGTACTGTTTCCATTTGGAATAACAATACCTTTAATGGATATATCACCTCCCATGTCTACAGTACTTCATCAAATGGACGTGTATTAAGTTTAGTCAGTCCTTACCCAGACTCCAGTGGTATGCTACCTTCAAGAAGTGCTAACCGGATGAACTTTGTGAGTGTTAATAGCAATTACAAAACACATAGACTCAGTCCAGTTGACACTGGTCGTATTGAGGGTCCATACAATTTAAACCAGCACCAGTACAAGGGGCATGTGACTGATGGAACTCCACTGCATCACCACCAGACTGATGATCAACGTGGTGGAAGAACAAGAGATTTATTTAAACgtactataaaaataaatgagaataTTTCTATCGTAAGGGGTATCGGGCAGCATATCATACCAACACAAAATGTGTCCTCATCAGAGTTAAAGTTAGTCCTCAGCAATTCATCTGAGCATTTGAATATTATGAATCTGTCAAGTAAGTTTGTTCGTCAGCACCATCTTCAAATGGCACAAAGACCATATATTCAAGAGTCTTGGAAACCATATACAGATCCTGTTCAGGCCATAAAAGGGCCCCAGTCAGTCTCCTTTAGGTCTAAACCGGGAGAACAAACATCATCTGAGAGGGACACAACCCGAAGTGGAGACCAGACAGTTAATTATAAGGCTACAAATATCATAAGAGTTAAGACAAGCCATGCATTCAAGGGCTATCATTCACCTGGGACCACCAAGACAAATAGTCAGGATCACATTCAAGACATAAGCAGAAGTCGTCAGCTTGGCCCTTTTGCTACACATTTGCCCACCCCAAACTCTGTGACAAGCAATGGATTATTTTCTTCTCAACGCTTACCATCACCTGGCATTAACCGCGTCCAGGCCCAGCATAGCCAAAGAAAGCCTAGTGCAACAATCTATGCCACTCCAGCTCCCCAACTGGTGTGGAGGTCCCCTTATAGATTGAAAAGTGAAGGCGATGACGCAAAGTTTGACAGCCCTCCAATGACTCTCAGTCCTTCAAATTACATAAGCCATCCAAGTTTCAGAAGATTTGGTGGTCTTCATACTATCTCTGCCACTTCAAGAACAGGAACAGTACAGTGGCTGGTCATAAAGCCTAAACCTGCTTCCAACAGTGCAAGGGATACTGTCCACCACAGAGCACATCTTTCCACTGATATTCATAAAATTTCTGCTAAACAAAGTGTATCGAAGAGCATTCCTGAGAACCAAAGTCAACCACATTATACAGGTTTAAAAAATGCCCATGCTGCCAGAGACTTCACCATGAGTTCTAAAGACCTTTATCACCCACAAACATTACATGATCAACAGGCATGGGAATATGGTGAAccaaaggacaaaatggctttaaTTGGAATCCATGCAGGGCAAGACCAGTCAGAAAGATCTCATGGATGGACAgcaaatgcaaatgtttctgTTTCAAATACTGAAGTCCCTTCCATAGGTAGACTGGCTGAACGTGTCTATGACTTTGACCATTCGAAAAGTACTATGAAGAATTACTTGTCCATAAAGTCCAGCCAGATTTCCAAAACGATTGCATCTGATGCTGGAAAAACACCTAGTCAAGATCTGAGTGCAGCCTCAAAAGGTGACGCCAGGTATGAGTCCACTTCAATGTATAGCCAAGTAAATGCATCACCAAACAGAGATGCTACAGGTGGTGACCAGGCTGTAGATGGATTGTGGAATCACTACAGCCAATTTGGGTCTATTCAAAATCATCTGTCCAATGTTTTTGCAAGTGATACAGAAATGCAATATAGTAAACCTGCCCAAACTCGGATGTTCTCCTCAAAGGTATCTCctgaaagtgtgctcactattAAAGGTGCCTACTCATCTGACGGCAATATCCACTCTGCTCACGAATCCACAAGTCATAGTGGGACCCTTTCTCACAGTTTTAGACCACAAAATGCCACAGAAGACAAGGGTAGCGATTCCTTCCTAGAATTCTTTCCTGCAAGTCCTGAGCCTGTTACACCCCAAAATGAGATTAGACACATTCAAGAAAAGATCAACAACATTCAGCGAGCTCCAAACGAGCTTTTTAATTCAAGTCAAGATGAAGTGAAGGCAGCAGAGGAACATCAAATGGAGAATGTTAAACATGCTAAAACCGTCCAACAGTACAGCAGTCTTTTTAATATCAAGCACAGTTCAAGTCCAACAAGTAGTGTTGTGATTCTTAAACGTATTAAAGTCCACCCTACAGACAAAAGGAAAGACCCAGAGACTCAGTACAGGTCTGAGAATGCACGATCTCCGGCATTAATATACAGATCTCCCATTATTCGCAAAAAATCTAAAAGCAAACCATTAAACGGCTTGGTGGACCCCTCAGAGGATTTTACAACATCTGAAAATCATGGGAGGTTAAATCAGAACATTGAGATAGGGGCCCAAACTGAAAATTTACCAGCAAAATTTGAAGTGGAGCCCAGCTATGCTACAGGGATCTTgagaaatgtaaatgtgcctGCCCAAACTACAGGTACCATACAGCACTTCAGTTCTCCTCTGAGACGACTAAACCAAAACTTGAAATCAATTCAGTTTTTAGATGTTGCAGGTAGTGCCACCTTCAGTGTTTATGGGCCAAGTATTAAAGGAAATCCAAGGTAG